From the genome of Deinococcus roseus, one region includes:
- a CDS encoding AAA family ATPase — translation MKPLKLALQNFTCFREFTEVDFTELSLYAIQGPTGSGKSSLLDAICFALYGETPRLGAKGLDALISQGAQSMSVRFEFEVGGERFEVVRSKGRKASESETRLAKYQNDKPITAVEGNKKKDIQSEIEKVVGLSFDSFTRAILLPQGQFDRFLKGNSREKQELLGKLIGLDRFTRMQKMASDRARTARTQHDLIQHRLDMEFAEVTEERLQAQEAELENILLQLQQQEALQQALSEVLSQQEELSRLHQQQQLHLKEHQKLQGQQEHMTALVQKVQAAQAVSGVLALLKQARAVELRLQQSQMAHQQTLQNQQKATLALQAAEAAHLQAQQQAQQLPELDQQLLQLQDSQRLFARLKQLGGDLGLKTAHTVSWSEEDFFAARSMLELKNQLENESRQLRQEEQKVIQQKQQIQQEHQDLQVRRQKLELLVPKGKEARAEHDRLKTELETSRVQHQAMHLKAHLKVGEPCPVCEQRVSRLPQMSVGNIQMLEQQVQQAEKTLEAIKEEYQTEKTNLQTLAARIQQSQEYLAERETRLLEQQAQFQNRQAGLTLEHPQQHMQDLLAGLAQEVLHKSAGQDPERRSKQLQQEKARIQQEVQVRQRALGTAQTQHATLTAQLDSQQQQLSEREQEWAEIQGTLQEALALLGMTQQEVLGHAMTPEQLQQAQQSLEHWRTQLARLEAQKAELEQQLSGRSYQPEEHQRQKAQHLEITQALKTLNVRLGQLQTHIVSLKGRLDLKRTLNKDAALHQKTFNTWDTLARNLQLDRFPKFLLEEVEEQLLLGAGTLLHDISDGRYALLLQEGEYVVSDHWNAGETRPIRTLSGGETFLASLSLAIALSDYLAGNKLLGALFLDEGFGTLDPQALDAVARALEKLQLSGRMVGVITHVAALASRLPARLVVEKRMSGSHVWIDSEEVEV, via the coding sequence TTGAAGCCCCTGAAACTCGCCCTGCAAAACTTCACCTGCTTCCGGGAATTCACCGAAGTCGATTTCACGGAACTGTCCCTGTATGCCATTCAGGGACCCACTGGAAGTGGGAAAAGCAGTTTGCTGGATGCCATCTGCTTTGCGCTTTATGGGGAGACCCCCAGACTGGGAGCCAAGGGCCTTGATGCCCTGATCTCGCAGGGAGCCCAGAGCATGTCGGTGCGCTTTGAGTTTGAGGTGGGAGGAGAGCGTTTCGAAGTGGTGCGGTCCAAGGGACGCAAGGCCAGCGAAAGCGAAACCCGTCTGGCGAAATACCAGAACGACAAGCCCATCACGGCTGTGGAAGGCAACAAGAAAAAAGACATCCAGTCTGAAATTGAAAAAGTGGTGGGACTGTCTTTTGATTCGTTCACACGGGCGATTTTGCTGCCCCAGGGTCAGTTTGACCGTTTTCTGAAAGGCAACAGCCGTGAAAAACAGGAACTGCTGGGCAAACTGATCGGTCTGGATCGCTTCACCCGCATGCAGAAAATGGCTTCTGACAGAGCCAGAACCGCCAGAACCCAGCATGATCTGATCCAGCACCGTCTGGACATGGAATTTGCAGAAGTCACCGAAGAGCGGCTGCAAGCCCAGGAAGCAGAACTGGAAAACATCCTGCTGCAGTTGCAGCAGCAGGAAGCCTTGCAGCAGGCGCTTTCAGAGGTGCTTTCCCAGCAAGAAGAACTGTCCAGATTGCATCAACAACAGCAGCTTCACCTGAAAGAGCACCAGAAGTTGCAGGGTCAGCAGGAGCACATGACTGCACTGGTTCAGAAGGTGCAGGCAGCGCAGGCGGTGTCTGGTGTGCTGGCCCTGCTCAAGCAGGCCAGGGCTGTTGAATTGAGACTGCAGCAGAGCCAGATGGCCCACCAGCAAACGCTTCAGAACCAGCAAAAGGCCACCCTGGCCCTGCAAGCGGCTGAAGCAGCCCACCTGCAAGCCCAGCAACAGGCCCAGCAACTGCCTGAACTGGACCAGCAACTGCTGCAATTGCAGGATTCTCAGCGCCTGTTTGCCCGCCTGAAACAACTCGGGGGAGACCTGGGCCTGAAAACAGCCCACACGGTTAGCTGGTCAGAAGAGGACTTTTTTGCAGCCCGCAGCATGCTGGAACTCAAAAACCAGCTGGAAAATGAATCCAGGCAGCTCAGACAGGAAGAACAGAAGGTCATCCAGCAGAAACAGCAGATCCAGCAGGAACACCAGGACCTGCAGGTTCGCAGGCAGAAACTGGAATTGCTGGTGCCAAAAGGCAAAGAAGCCCGCGCTGAACATGACCGCCTGAAAACCGAACTGGAAACCTCCAGGGTGCAGCACCAGGCCATGCACCTGAAAGCCCACCTGAAAGTGGGTGAGCCCTGCCCGGTGTGTGAACAAAGGGTGTCCCGCTTGCCCCAGATGTCGGTGGGAAACATTCAGATGCTGGAACAACAGGTCCAGCAGGCTGAAAAAACCCTGGAAGCCATCAAAGAAGAATACCAGACCGAAAAAACCAACCTGCAAACCCTGGCTGCCAGAATCCAGCAAAGCCAGGAATATCTGGCTGAAAGGGAAACCCGGTTGCTGGAACAGCAAGCCCAGTTCCAGAACCGTCAGGCTGGATTGACCCTGGAACATCCCCAGCAGCACATGCAGGATTTGCTGGCAGGGCTGGCCCAGGAGGTGTTGCACAAAAGTGCTGGTCAGGACCCCGAGCGGCGCAGCAAGCAACTGCAGCAAGAAAAAGCACGCATCCAGCAGGAAGTTCAGGTCCGGCAACGTGCCCTGGGCACAGCCCAGACCCAGCACGCCACCCTCACAGCACAACTGGACAGCCAGCAACAGCAACTGTCAGAGCGTGAGCAGGAATGGGCAGAAATTCAGGGCACCCTGCAAGAAGCCCTGGCTTTGCTGGGCATGACCCAGCAGGAGGTTCTGGGTCACGCCATGACCCCCGAACAACTGCAACAGGCCCAGCAAAGCCTTGAGCACTGGCGCACCCAGCTGGCCCGTCTGGAAGCCCAGAAAGCTGAACTTGAACAGCAACTCTCGGGCCGCAGCTACCAGCCAGAAGAACACCAGCGCCAGAAAGCACAGCACCTGGAGATCACCCAGGCCCTGAAAACCCTCAATGTGCGGCTGGGACAACTGCAGACGCACATCGTGTCCCTGAAGGGCCGATTGGACCTCAAGCGCACCCTCAACAAGGATGCGGCCCTGCATCAAAAAACCTTCAACACCTGGGACACCCTGGCCCGCAACCTGCAACTGGACCGCTTTCCCAAATTCCTGCTGGAGGAGGTGGAAGAGCAACTCTTGCTGGGAGCAGGCACCCTGCTCCATGACATCAGCGATGGACGTTACGCCCTGCTGTTGCAGGAAGGGGAATATGTGGTCTCTGACCACTGGAATGCTGGAGAAACCCGACCCATTCGCACCCTTTCAGGAGGAGAGACGTTCCTGGCCAGCCTGTCTCTGGCCATTGCCCTCAGCGATTACCTGGCGGGCAACAAACTGCTGGGAGCCCTGTTTCTGGACGAAGGTTTTGGCACCCTGGATCCGCAAGCCCTGGATGCAGTGGCCCGTGCCCTGGAGAAGCTGCAGCTGTCAGGTCGCATGGTGGGGGTGATCACCCACGTTGCTGCGCTGGCTTCCCGTTTGCCTGCCCGTCTGGTGGTGGAAAAGCGCATGAGTGGCAGTCATGTGTGGATTGACAGTGAAGAAGTCGAAGTTTAA
- a CDS encoding outer membrane protein assembly factor BamB family protein, whose translation MSAPTALPDGSALLLIKGNLIQNLDPRGQKNWEVPITDIARAPGVRGMDGTLYFGAYNDYVQAILPDGRLKWRYNLDGDLFATPLLRADNSVVAASVKGQVVAIKDGQKVWEYRAGDGIYSSPAQALDGTIYFGSQDGKLYALSAEGKLKWTFQANSTLFSSPALDEDGTIYIGSSDRNIYALNKDGSLKWKYATKLFVNASPIITRGGLIVVGSFDSDLYALNKDGTLAWQTDLKKAIAAPAIQTSNGEIVVGNYAGMLYGLNEKGEIQWQLELDSKIDTPVSITANGYGYVITNKGMLYQLVGLGNQSLGHWSSYRGGGWGRTLNTAEWDILTRMTTNNPQQVASTVTPSKPTQAGTSAPSKPTQTGTTPPKPVPSTPVASAPATPTVPEASKPTLSPPVKKAALWLLAAALDTHPLGRLEDLLQLQQALAPDLKLGWNNQPQFKLNPLDQQNALKK comes from the coding sequence TTGAGCGCTCCAACAGCGCTTCCCGATGGTTCTGCTCTGCTGCTCATCAAGGGCAACCTGATTCAAAATCTGGACCCCAGGGGTCAGAAAAACTGGGAGGTGCCCATCACCGACATTGCCCGTGCACCGGGTGTGAGAGGCATGGATGGCACGCTTTACTTTGGAGCATACAACGATTACGTCCAGGCCATTTTACCAGACGGGCGTCTGAAATGGCGTTACAACCTGGATGGAGACCTCTTTGCCACCCCCCTGCTGCGGGCAGACAATTCGGTGGTGGCGGCCAGCGTCAAAGGCCAGGTTGTGGCCATCAAAGACGGACAGAAAGTCTGGGAATACCGTGCTGGAGATGGCATTTACTCCAGTCCTGCCCAGGCGCTGGACGGAACCATCTACTTTGGCAGCCAGGATGGCAAGCTGTACGCCCTCTCGGCAGAAGGCAAGCTCAAATGGACGTTCCAGGCCAATTCCACCCTGTTTTCCAGTCCAGCCCTGGATGAGGATGGCACCATCTACATTGGCAGCAGTGACCGCAACATCTATGCACTCAACAAAGACGGCAGCCTCAAGTGGAAGTACGCCACCAAGCTCTTTGTGAATGCCTCACCCATCATCACCAGAGGGGGCCTGATTGTGGTGGGTTCGTTTGACAGCGATTTGTATGCCCTCAACAAAGACGGCACCCTGGCCTGGCAGACCGACCTGAAGAAAGCCATTGCAGCCCCGGCCATCCAGACCTCAAACGGTGAAATCGTTGTGGGCAACTATGCAGGGATGCTGTATGGCCTCAATGAAAAAGGGGAGATCCAGTGGCAACTGGAACTGGACAGCAAAATTGACACCCCTGTGTCCATCACGGCCAATGGATACGGTTATGTGATCACCAACAAAGGCATGCTGTACCAGCTGGTTGGACTGGGCAACCAGAGCCTGGGACACTGGTCCAGCTATCGGGGTGGAGGCTGGGGCAGGACACTGAACACCGCCGAATGGGACATTCTCACCCGCATGACCACCAACAACCCCCAGCAGGTGGCCAGCACCGTCACACCTTCCAAACCCACCCAGGCTGGAACGTCTGCCCCTTCCAAGCCGACCCAGACCGGGACCACACCTCCCAAACCCGTGCCTTCAACCCCCGTGGCATCTGCACCTGCCACTCCAACTGTTCCTGAAGCTTCCAAACCCACCCTCAGTCCGCCAGTCAAGAAAGCGGCTTTGTGGTTGCTGGCTGCTGCTCTGGACACCCATCCCCTGGGCCGTCTGGAAGACCTTTTGCAGTTGCAGCAAGCCCTTGCACCAGACCTGAAACTGGGCTGGAACAACCAGCCGCAGTTCAAACTGAACCCACTGGACCAGCAGAACGCCCTGAAGAAGTGA
- the glgB gene encoding 1,4-alpha-glucan branching protein GlgB yields MTDLELLQQGRHYDPFRFLGLHFDGDRGNLRTWSPPAKSIEAVFPSGKTYALTQLDPSGLFEATGIEQEENASAYLLRITYQDGNVQDIRDPYSFWPVLSDFDLSLIKIGEQHQLHKKLGANVIEHQGVKGVSFAVWAPNAERVSVVGNFNGWNGLQNPMRTLGESGIWEIFLPFIGHGEYYKFEIRSREGHVFLKSDPLAKFSEMRPGTASIVYDLTQFSWTDSGWVQNRQEDTRKDPISIYEVHLGSWMVGENGEFINYRQLADKLADYVLDLGYTHVELLPINEHPFDGSWGYQVTGYFAPTSRFGTPDDFKHFMNHMHEKGIGVIIDWVPGHFPKDAHSLGRFDGTPIYEYADPRKGEHLDWGTYIFDYGRTEVVNFLLSSALFWIEEYHVDGLRVDAVASILYLDFSRPHDAWIPNIYGGNENLEAIHFLKRLNELTHQYHPGILTMAEESSAFAGVSRPVYAGGLGFDYKWGMGWMNDSLAYFEKESVYRKFEHHKISFFMVYAYHENYVLPISHDEVVHGKKSLLDKMPGDKWQKHANHRAFLAYMWTMPGKKLLFQGQEFGQWQEWSEARSLDWNLTEYPEHKGTQLLIRDLNHLYRHQKALHTSDCIPGGFQWINVSDSDNSVFSYIRKDLDSDDQVIVVANFTPVERSGYRIGVPAAGAYRELLNSDAEVYGGSNRGNLGLVYSQDQPYNGFHDSLEIMIPALGVIILKKED; encoded by the coding sequence ATGACTGATCTGGAATTGCTCCAACAGGGACGGCATTACGATCCTTTTCGCTTCCTGGGCCTGCACTTTGACGGGGACCGGGGAAACCTGCGCACCTGGTCTCCTCCAGCCAAAAGCATTGAGGCGGTTTTCCCCAGCGGAAAAACCTACGCCCTGACCCAGCTTGACCCCAGTGGGCTCTTTGAAGCCACAGGCATCGAGCAGGAAGAGAACGCTTCTGCTTACCTGCTGCGCATCACCTACCAGGATGGCAACGTGCAGGACATCCGCGATCCCTACTCTTTCTGGCCAGTGCTCAGCGATTTTGACCTGAGCCTGATCAAGATTGGCGAACAGCACCAGTTGCACAAGAAACTGGGGGCCAATGTCATTGAGCACCAGGGAGTCAAAGGGGTGTCTTTTGCGGTGTGGGCACCCAATGCAGAGCGGGTCAGCGTGGTGGGCAATTTCAACGGCTGGAACGGCCTGCAAAACCCCATGCGCACGCTGGGTGAGTCTGGCATCTGGGAGATCTTCCTGCCTTTCATCGGGCACGGGGAGTACTACAAATTTGAAATCCGTTCCCGTGAAGGCCATGTGTTTTTAAAGAGCGATCCCCTGGCCAAATTTTCTGAAATGCGTCCCGGAACCGCTTCCATTGTGTATGATCTGACACAATTTTCCTGGACCGACAGCGGGTGGGTGCAGAACCGCCAGGAAGACACCCGCAAAGACCCCATCAGCATCTACGAAGTGCACCTGGGTTCCTGGATGGTCGGCGAAAACGGCGAATTCATCAACTACCGCCAGCTGGCCGACAAGCTGGCCGATTACGTGCTGGACCTTGGGTACACCCATGTGGAACTGCTGCCCATCAATGAGCACCCTTTTGATGGGTCCTGGGGCTATCAGGTCACGGGTTATTTTGCCCCCACCAGCCGTTTCGGCACCCCTGACGACTTCAAGCACTTCATGAACCACATGCACGAAAAAGGCATCGGGGTGATCATCGACTGGGTGCCCGGACACTTCCCCAAAGATGCCCACAGCCTGGGTCGCTTTGACGGCACCCCCATCTATGAATACGCAGACCCCCGCAAAGGCGAGCACCTCGACTGGGGCACCTACATCTTTGATTATGGCCGCACCGAGGTGGTCAACTTCCTGCTGTCCAGTGCCCTGTTCTGGATCGAGGAATACCACGTGGATGGCCTGCGCGTGGACGCTGTCGCCAGCATCCTGTACCTGGATTTCTCCCGCCCACACGATGCCTGGATTCCCAACATCTATGGGGGCAACGAGAACCTGGAAGCCATCCACTTCTTAAAGCGCCTGAACGAACTGACCCACCAGTACCACCCTGGCATCCTCACCATGGCCGAAGAGTCCTCTGCTTTTGCAGGGGTGAGCCGTCCGGTGTACGCAGGTGGTCTGGGCTTCGATTACAAATGGGGCATGGGCTGGATGAACGACTCGCTGGCCTACTTCGAGAAAGAATCGGTCTACCGCAAGTTCGAGCACCACAAGATCAGCTTCTTCATGGTCTACGCCTACCACGAAAACTACGTGCTTCCCATCTCCCACGATGAAGTGGTGCACGGCAAGAAGAGCCTGCTGGACAAGATGCCCGGCGACAAATGGCAGAAACACGCCAACCACCGCGCTTTCCTGGCTTACATGTGGACCATGCCCGGCAAGAAACTGCTGTTCCAGGGTCAGGAATTCGGCCAGTGGCAGGAGTGGAGCGAGGCACGCAGTCTGGACTGGAACCTCACCGAATACCCCGAGCACAAAGGCACCCAGCTCTTGATCCGGGACCTCAACCACCTGTACCGCCACCAGAAAGCCCTGCACACCAGCGACTGCATTCCTGGCGGCTTCCAGTGGATCAATGTCTCTGACTCGGACAACAGCGTGTTCAGCTACATCCGCAAAGACCTGGATTCAGACGATCAGGTGATTGTGGTGGCCAACTTCACCCCGGTGGAGCGTTCTGGTTACCGCATTGGGGTGCCTGCTGCCGGTGCTTACCGCGAACTCCTCAACTCTGACGCCGAGGTGTATGGTGGCAGCAACCGGGGCAACCTGGGGCTGGTGTACAGCCAGGACCAGCCTTACAACGGCTTTCATGACAGCCTGGAAATCATGATCCCAGCGCTGGGTGTGATCATCCTCAAAAAAGAAGATTGA
- the hisH gene encoding imidazole glycerol phosphate synthase subunit HisH, translated as MTSTLLVDYGSGNLRSAAKALERAGFEVKVSSTPKDVETAQSIVIPGQGHFGQVMTEFKESGFEGPIREALQSGLPILGICVGMQLLFEGSEESPVAGLGLLPGFLKKFPRGHAVPQMQWNTLNRVGDCPILEGLSADAMAYFVHSYYVPEESGVQNGALTDYGVPFWSVVSQGNLHGTQFHPEKSQAVGLHMLKNFRAFVEAQSAVLP; from the coding sequence GTGACCTCAACCCTGCTGGTGGATTATGGAAGCGGCAACCTGCGTTCAGCAGCCAAGGCGCTGGAGCGGGCAGGTTTCGAGGTGAAAGTCTCCTCCACCCCGAAAGATGTGGAAACCGCCCAGTCGATTGTGATTCCGGGCCAGGGCCACTTCGGGCAGGTGATGACGGAATTCAAGGAATCCGGCTTCGAGGGTCCCATCCGGGAAGCCCTGCAAAGCGGCCTCCCCATTCTGGGCATCTGTGTGGGCATGCAACTGCTGTTTGAAGGCTCCGAGGAGTCTCCTGTGGCTGGTCTGGGTTTGTTGCCCGGATTTCTGAAGAAGTTTCCCAGAGGGCACGCGGTTCCCCAGATGCAGTGGAACACCCTGAACCGGGTGGGAGATTGCCCCATTCTGGAAGGCCTGAGTGCAGATGCCATGGCTTACTTTGTGCACAGCTACTACGTGCCCGAAGAAAGCGGCGTACAGAACGGTGCCCTCACCGATTATGGGGTGCCTTTCTGGAGCGTGGTGTCGCAGGGTAACCTGCACGGAACCCAGTTCCACCCGGAGAAGTCCCAGGCTGTGGGCCTGCACATGCTGAAGAACTTCCGGGCTTTTGTGGAAGCCCAGAGCGCTGTTCTGCCCTGA
- the hisB gene encoding imidazoleglycerol-phosphate dehydratase HisB encodes MTRSSEIVRNTHETQIHIRLNLDEVLEGPLKTGHGFQEHMLDQVRKHGRFGLVIEATGDLHVDVHHLAEDVGIALGQAFKQALGDMKGIERYADAFVPMDETLAHVVLDFSGRAHLGFEPERLDVLGDSNGYNIFHLREFLRGFCNHAGVTLHVRLLSGRESHHVIEAITKAFSRALYLATRITSQSLPSTKGVL; translated from the coding sequence GTGACACGCAGCAGCGAAATTGTACGCAACACCCATGAAACCCAGATCCACATCCGTCTGAACCTCGATGAAGTCCTCGAAGGCCCCCTGAAAACCGGGCATGGCTTTCAGGAACACATGCTTGATCAGGTGCGCAAGCATGGCCGTTTCGGTCTGGTGATTGAGGCCACCGGAGACCTGCATGTGGATGTGCACCATCTGGCAGAAGACGTGGGCATCGCACTCGGACAGGCGTTCAAACAGGCCCTGGGAGACATGAAGGGCATCGAGCGTTATGCAGATGCTTTTGTTCCCATGGACGAAACCCTGGCCCATGTGGTGCTGGATTTCTCGGGCCGTGCCCATCTGGGCTTCGAACCCGAGCGTCTGGATGTGCTCGGGGATTCCAACGGCTACAACATCTTCCACCTCAGGGAGTTTCTGCGGGGGTTCTGCAACCATGCCGGGGTGACTTTGCATGTGCGCCTGCTGTCGGGTCGGGAATCGCACCATGTGATTGAAGCCATCACCAAAGCCTTTTCACGGGCGCTTTATCTGGCCACCCGCATCACCAGCCAGAGCCTGCCCAGCACGAAAGGAGTCCTGTGA
- the phoU gene encoding phosphate signaling complex protein PhoU has protein sequence MRDQLEHSIQDIKAGFLRMLSINLEQLTLVHKGLITKNFHHLSEHAKKLDLEVDQLEHDLETMCLTAIALHQPVAGDLRFIVLVLKSLTDAERIGDYAVHVATDLEQVAGTITSGFYSDIQPLVTKLNEMMETLAYAFAEKSLRSVKDLQEMDLEVDAFYEQLQRSTLTRIMEDLRMTSSALKLTRLARSFERLGDHMVNISERIYYWITGKAFDKALSQNH, from the coding sequence ATGCGCGACCAATTGGAACACAGCATTCAGGACATCAAAGCGGGCTTTTTGCGCATGCTGTCCATCAATCTGGAACAACTGACCCTGGTGCACAAGGGTCTGATCACCAAGAATTTTCACCATTTATCTGAACACGCCAAAAAACTCGATCTGGAAGTGGACCAGCTGGAACACGACCTGGAAACCATGTGCCTGACCGCCATTGCCTTGCACCAGCCGGTGGCTGGAGACCTGCGCTTCATTGTGCTGGTGCTCAAAAGCCTGACTGATGCAGAGCGCATTGGAGACTACGCGGTGCACGTCGCCACCGATCTGGAGCAGGTGGCCGGAACCATCACCTCGGGCTTTTACTCGGACATCCAGCCCCTGGTCACCAAATTGAACGAGATGATGGAAACGCTGGCTTACGCTTTTGCAGAGAAAAGCCTGAGGTCTGTCAAAGACCTGCAGGAAATGGATCTGGAAGTGGATGCTTTTTATGAGCAACTGCAGCGCTCCACACTCACCCGCATCATGGAGGACCTGCGCATGACCTCCTCTGCCCTGAAGCTCACCCGTCTGGCCCGCAGTTTTGAACGCCTGGGGGACCACATGGTCAACATCTCCGAGCGGATTTACTACTGGATCACCGGGAAGGCTTTTGACAAGGCCCTTTCACAGAACCACTGA
- the pstB gene encoding phosphate ABC transporter ATP-binding protein PstB, with translation MQPILNAETVSIYYGPKRAVNEVSLSIQPNTVNALIGPSGCGKTTFLRAINRMHDVTPGAKVTGKITLDGQDIYASEIDPVAVRRRIGMVFQKPNPFPTMSVYDNVASGLRLSGVTNKSYLDQIVERSLRQAALWDEVKDRLKAPATGLSGGQQQRLCIARALAVEPEILLMDEPTSALDPASTSRIEDLLATLKKDVTILIVTHNMQQAARVSDTTSFFLNGDLVENGVTADIFTNPTDERTEAYVTGRFG, from the coding sequence ATGCAACCCATCCTGAATGCTGAAACGGTTTCCATCTACTACGGCCCCAAACGCGCCGTGAACGAAGTCTCCCTGTCCATCCAGCCCAACACCGTGAACGCCCTGATCGGCCCTTCTGGTTGCGGCAAAACCACCTTCCTGCGGGCCATCAACCGCATGCACGATGTGACCCCTGGGGCAAAAGTCACGGGCAAGATCACCCTGGATGGTCAGGACATCTACGCCAGCGAAATCGATCCTGTGGCCGTGCGTCGCCGCATCGGGATGGTGTTCCAGAAGCCCAATCCCTTCCCCACCATGAGCGTGTATGACAATGTGGCCAGTGGCCTCAGGCTCTCCGGGGTGACCAACAAGAGTTACCTGGACCAGATTGTGGAACGCTCCCTGCGTCAGGCTGCACTGTGGGATGAGGTCAAAGACCGCCTGAAAGCCCCTGCAACCGGCCTCTCCGGGGGTCAGCAGCAGCGTCTGTGCATTGCACGCGCCCTGGCCGTGGAACCCGAAATCCTTCTGATGGACGAGCCCACCTCTGCGCTGGACCCTGCCTCCACCTCACGCATCGAGGACCTGCTTGCCACACTGAAGAAAGACGTCACCATCCTGATCGTGACCCACAACATGCAGCAGGCTGCACGGGTCAGCGACACCACCAGCTTCTTTTTAAACGGAGATCTGGTGGAAAACGGAGTCACCGCCGACATCTTCACCAACCCCACAGACGAGCGCACCGAAGCCTACGTGACCGGACGCTTCGGTTAA
- the pstA gene encoding phosphate ABC transporter permease PstA, with protein sequence MMSSGVRSNPVKGGGLSSGRRFKNSLMAGLMVLATLIVLTPLLLIFYFLIVNGIQSINWDTFTQLPKPEGETGGGFANAIVGSVIIVGMATVMGVIVGIGGGVMISEYREHPMVPAVRLISDVLSGIPAIVMGLVAYTLIIAEFKTFRGFAASLALGFIMIPIVVRTTEEVLKLVPQTVREAGLALGLPKWRVIYSIILPAARSGIITGVMLAISRVSGEAAPLLFTALGSQFWQLNPFSSLGMAALPLEIYNRANSPFPSSLPLAYAASLILVLMVFVTTLVARIATRKK encoded by the coding sequence ATGATGTCCTCTGGCGTGCGCTCGAATCCCGTGAAGGGTGGGGGCCTCAGTTCTGGCCGCAGGTTCAAGAACAGCCTGATGGCTGGCCTGATGGTGCTGGCCACCCTGATCGTGCTGACCCCCCTGCTGCTGATTTTCTACTTCCTGATCGTGAACGGCATCCAGAGCATCAACTGGGACACCTTCACCCAGCTTCCCAAACCTGAAGGTGAAACCGGTGGCGGTTTTGCCAACGCCATTGTGGGTTCCGTGATCATTGTGGGCATGGCAACCGTCATGGGCGTCATTGTGGGCATTGGTGGGGGTGTGATGATCTCCGAATACCGCGAACATCCCATGGTCCCCGCTGTGCGTCTGATCAGCGATGTGCTCTCTGGCATTCCTGCCATTGTGATGGGTCTGGTGGCCTACACCCTGATCATTGCCGAATTCAAAACCTTCCGGGGTTTTGCAGCTTCCCTTGCTCTGGGCTTCATCATGATCCCCATTGTGGTCCGCACCACCGAAGAGGTGCTGAAACTGGTGCCCCAGACCGTGCGTGAAGCAGGTCTGGCCCTGGGTCTGCCCAAATGGAGGGTGATTTACAGCATCATCCTGCCTGCAGCCCGCTCTGGAATCATCACGGGTGTGATGCTGGCGATTTCCCGCGTGTCCGGCGAAGCTGCGCCCTTGCTGTTCACGGCACTGGGTTCCCAGTTCTGGCAGCTCAATCCTTTCTCCAGCCTGGGCATGGCTGCCCTCCCCCTGGAGATTTACAACCGGGCAAACAGCCCCTTTCCCAGCTCGCTGCCCCTGGCTTATGCCGCCTCGCTGATTCTGGTGCTGATGGTCTTTGTGACCACCCTGGTCGCCCGGATCGCCACCCGCAAGAAATAG